One region of Streptomyces sp. CG4 genomic DNA includes:
- a CDS encoding response regulator transcription factor: MPRDHRPAKCIRVLLAEDQGMMRGALALLLGMEDDIEVVAQLSRGDAIVEAALLHRPDVALLDIELPGISGLDAAAELREQAPDCRVLILTTFGRPGYLRRAMEAGAAGFLVKDGPVEELAAAIRRVLTGETVVDPALAAAALSAGPNPLTARECDVLKASVDGATVADIAGRLHLSESTVRNYLSSAIGKTGTRNRAEAVREARQQGWL; this comes from the coding sequence ATGCCCCGGGACCATCGGCCCGCCAAGTGCATTCGGGTGCTGCTCGCCGAGGACCAGGGCATGATGCGCGGGGCGCTCGCGCTGCTGCTCGGCATGGAGGACGACATCGAGGTCGTCGCCCAGCTCTCCCGGGGTGACGCGATCGTCGAGGCGGCGCTGCTGCACCGGCCGGACGTGGCCCTGCTGGACATCGAACTGCCCGGCATCAGTGGGCTTGACGCGGCGGCCGAGCTGCGGGAGCAGGCACCCGACTGCCGGGTGCTGATCCTCACCACTTTCGGCCGGCCCGGCTATCTACGCCGGGCCATGGAGGCCGGGGCGGCCGGGTTCCTCGTCAAGGACGGGCCCGTGGAAGAACTGGCCGCGGCGATCCGGCGCGTGCTCACCGGGGAGACCGTCGTCGACCCGGCGCTGGCCGCCGCCGCGCTCAGCGCCGGCCCGAACCCGCTGACGGCCCGTGAGTGCGATGTGCTGAAGGCGTCCGTGGACGGGGCGACGGTGGCCGACATCGCGGGCCGGCTGCATCTGTCCGAGTCCACCGTCCGCAACTACCTCTCCTCGGCGATCGGCAAGACCGGCACCCGGAATCGCGCGGAGGCGGTACGGGAGGCCCGTCAGCAGGGGTGGCTGTGA
- a CDS encoding alpha-L-arabinofuranosidase B yields MLPEPPRLPRLPRLLRLPRPRRLRSAALSVLAVCATLAALLLGVGAPQAAAASSLPCDVYAAAGTPCVAAHSLVRALYSSYNGSLYQVQRASDGATANIGLLSAGGYANAAAQDSFCSGTTCIITKIYDQSARHNDLTIEGAGGAGKADVGAPADALPVTVGGHQVYGLEISAGMGYRNDSTSGVATNGGAEGMYMVTSGTHVNGACCFDYGNAETNNKDTGNGHMDAINFGTECWFSPCYGQGPWVQADLENGLFQSDAGYSKNTSNTGTGQLPFVTALLKNNGQNHFALKYGNAQSGGLTTTYSGGEPTTSGYSPMHQEGAIVLGTGGDNSNGSIGSFFEGVMTSGIPTDAADNTVQSNIVSVGYGGATGSTGTLGAGSEISLRATTSCCTGDYVRHQNDAGVVSAITSSSSSLDKNDATWIVRKGLADSSCVSFESRNYPGDFLRHYNYKLYRQPMDGTAQFRADATFCPQTGKSGTGTSFASYNYPTRYLRHYDYNLYIASDGGSNDFDNSTSWTNDVSWAVSSPWAP; encoded by the coding sequence TTGCTCCCCGAACCCCCCCGCCTCCCGCGCCTTCCGCGGCTTCTGCGCCTCCCGCGCCCGAGGCGCCTGAGAAGCGCCGCGCTGTCCGTGCTCGCCGTCTGCGCGACGCTCGCCGCGCTGCTCCTCGGCGTCGGTGCACCCCAGGCCGCCGCCGCGAGTTCGCTGCCCTGTGACGTCTACGCCGCCGCGGGCACCCCCTGTGTCGCCGCGCACAGCCTGGTCCGGGCGCTGTACTCCTCGTACAACGGCTCGCTCTACCAGGTGCAGCGGGCCTCCGACGGGGCCACCGCGAACATCGGTCTGCTGTCCGCCGGCGGATACGCCAACGCGGCTGCCCAGGACTCCTTCTGCTCCGGCACGACCTGCATCATCACCAAGATCTACGACCAGTCCGCGCGCCACAACGACCTCACGATCGAGGGCGCGGGCGGCGCCGGCAAGGCCGATGTCGGGGCGCCCGCCGACGCGCTCCCGGTGACCGTCGGCGGCCACCAGGTCTACGGCCTGGAGATCTCCGCCGGCATGGGCTACCGGAACGACTCCACCTCCGGTGTCGCCACCAACGGCGGTGCCGAGGGGATGTACATGGTGACGTCCGGTACCCATGTCAACGGCGCCTGCTGCTTCGACTACGGCAACGCCGAGACCAACAACAAGGACACCGGCAACGGGCACATGGACGCCATCAACTTCGGCACCGAGTGCTGGTTCTCGCCCTGCTACGGACAGGGCCCCTGGGTGCAGGCCGACCTGGAGAACGGCCTGTTCCAGTCGGACGCCGGATACAGCAAGAACACCTCCAACACCGGCACCGGACAGCTGCCTTTCGTGACCGCGCTGCTCAAGAACAACGGCCAGAACCATTTCGCGCTGAAATACGGGAATGCGCAATCGGGCGGGCTGACGACCACCTATTCCGGGGGTGAGCCGACCACCAGTGGCTACTCGCCGATGCACCAGGAGGGCGCGATCGTCCTCGGCACCGGCGGCGACAACAGCAACGGCTCCATCGGCTCCTTCTTCGAGGGCGTCATGACCTCCGGCATCCCGACCGACGCCGCCGACAACACCGTCCAGTCGAACATCGTCTCCGTCGGTTACGGCGGCGCGACCGGCAGCACCGGCACGCTGGGCGCCGGATCGGAGATCTCACTGCGCGCCACCACCTCCTGCTGCACCGGCGACTACGTCCGCCACCAGAACGACGCCGGCGTCGTCTCCGCCATCACCTCCAGCAGCTCCAGCCTGGACAAGAACGACGCCACCTGGATCGTCCGCAAGGGGCTCGCCGACAGCTCCTGCGTCTCCTTCGAATCGCGCAACTACCCCGGCGACTTCCTGCGCCACTACAACTACAAGCTCTACCGGCAGCCCATGGACGGCACCGCCCAGTTCCGCGCCGACGCCACCTTCTGCCCGCAGACCGGCAAGAGCGGCACGGGCACCTCGTTCGCCTCGTACAACTACCCGACCCGATATCTGCGCCACTACGACTACAACCTGTACATAGCGAGCGACGGCGGGTCGAACGACTTCGACAACAGCACGTCCTGGACGAACGACGTCAGCTGGGCGGTCAGCTCGCCCTGGGCGCCGTAG
- a CDS encoding sensor histidine kinase has product MSVWRRARCQVRAWRATRLKWKAEHAHWKAEHERFKAAQRAAGKTGKVPDVDHPGPPPTGFALLPWLLMGMGAFSNLLQGKTPNPLIGGLGLLAFNSLYIYVTFRAFHRETREATSTRVALGLMGLLTTGLALGYGGNWLMFFPLLGLAVGATLRGPWLGRTGLLLAAYAGAISGVREGSDAMNIAYATFLSSMVTAAILGLSEAVRELRAAREELARRAVEKERLRFSRDLHDLLGHTLSVIVVKSEAARRLAQRDMDAALGQITDIESVGRQALTEIREAVTGYREGSLATELTRARSALSAASVEPVVRQSGTPLEPQTEALLGWVVREAVTNVVRHSDAGRCEITVDSGTEQVRLTVTDNGSGTPASRPQPGIGGTGLKGLAERLAAAGGSLTAGPSPRGGFTVTAELPVQSAQLADAVATAPRAS; this is encoded by the coding sequence ATGTCGGTGTGGCGCAGAGCACGGTGCCAGGTGCGGGCCTGGCGGGCGACACGGCTCAAGTGGAAGGCGGAGCACGCGCACTGGAAGGCGGAGCACGAGCGTTTCAAGGCAGCGCAGCGGGCCGCGGGCAAGACGGGCAAGGTCCCGGACGTCGACCATCCGGGCCCGCCGCCCACCGGCTTCGCGCTGCTGCCCTGGCTGCTGATGGGGATGGGGGCCTTCTCCAACCTGCTCCAGGGCAAGACCCCGAACCCGCTGATCGGCGGCCTGGGCCTGCTGGCCTTCAACTCTCTGTACATCTACGTCACGTTCCGTGCCTTCCACCGGGAGACGCGCGAGGCGACTTCCACCCGGGTGGCGCTCGGGCTCATGGGCCTGCTGACCACGGGTCTGGCCCTCGGCTACGGCGGCAACTGGCTGATGTTCTTCCCGCTGCTGGGCCTCGCGGTCGGCGCCACCCTGCGCGGCCCCTGGCTGGGCCGCACGGGTCTGCTGCTCGCCGCGTACGCGGGGGCGATCTCCGGCGTCCGCGAGGGCTCGGACGCGATGAACATCGCCTACGCCACCTTCCTCTCCAGCATGGTGACCGCCGCGATCCTCGGTCTGTCCGAGGCGGTACGGGAGCTGCGTGCCGCCCGGGAGGAGCTGGCCCGGCGCGCGGTGGAGAAGGAACGGCTGCGTTTCTCGCGGGATCTGCACGATCTGCTGGGCCACACGCTGTCGGTGATCGTGGTGAAGTCGGAGGCGGCCCGGCGGCTGGCCCAGCGCGACATGGACGCGGCACTGGGTCAGATCACGGACATCGAGTCGGTGGGCCGGCAGGCGCTCACCGAGATCCGGGAGGCGGTGACCGGCTACCGGGAGGGCAGCCTCGCCACCGAGCTGACCCGGGCCCGCTCGGCGCTGTCCGCGGCGAGCGTGGAGCCCGTGGTACGGCAGTCCGGTACGCCGCTGGAACCGCAGACCGAGGCGCTGCTCGGCTGGGTGGTGCGCGAGGCGGTCACCAACGTGGTCCGGCACAGCGACGCCGGCCGCTGTGAGATCACCGTGGACAGCGGCACCGAGCAGGTCCGGCTGACGGTCACCGACAACGGCAGCGGCACGCCCGCGAGCCGGCCGCAGCCGGGCATCGGCGGTACGGGCCTGAAGGGGCTGGCCGAGCGCCTCGCGGCGGCGGGCGGCTCGCTCACGGCCGGCCCGTCGCCACGCGGCGGTTTCACGGTGACCGCCGAACTGCCGGTGCAGTCGGCGCAGCTCGCGGACGCGGTGGCTACGGCGCCCAGGGCGAGCTGA